TTTATTTTCCTTTTTTGAAATTAAAGACTAAATTATATAAGAATAAAATTTAAAAATATATTAATTTAAGCAAAATTTCAAAATAAATTTATCAAGTCTTTATCCCAAAAGACTAAATCAAATTTAAGTAAAAAACCATAAATCACTGCACTTAAAAGTCCTGCAAACAATCCTGCTAGCATATCATCTAGCATAACACCGAGTCCGCCTTTGGTTTTTTTATCGATTTTTCCTATGATAGAAGGTTTTGTGATATCAAAAATACGGAAAAACACAAAGGCCATAAAAAAATTCAGTAAAGAATTAGCACCACTTGCAGCGATAGCACACGCTAGAAAAACTCCTGCAACTTCATCAATTACTATATGTTTATCATCGTGAATCCCTGTTTTTCTTTCATAATCATCAATCACTCTTATACTGGCAATAAAAATCAAAATACTCAGTAAAAATAAGGTAGTGATTCCTAAGTATTTTAGTATAAAAAAAGCAGGAATCAAAGCCGCTAAAGTTCCAAAAGTTCCTGGTGCTTTTTTTGCACATCCTGAGTAAAAAAAAGTTAAAAAAAGTTTTTGCATTGTTTCCTTTCAAACCATATAAGACATTTGATGAGTTTCTAAAAGCTTTTGATAAAATTCTTCATCGCTTTTATATTCTAAAATTCCATCTGTTGCGAAAAGATCATTATAGATTTTTTGCAAATTTTTAAATCGATTAGGAAAAATAGAAGATAAGATAATACTTGAAACTTCTTTTCGCATAAAAACAGCAGGGGGTATAATACCTGCTCTTAGCAATTCTTTTAAGGATTGAGAATTATAATGTAAATGATGATGGCATCCATGAGGGCAAGATCGAGTACTTACTATCATACGACACGCATCGCAAAATACAAATTCAGGTAAAACAATCACTTCTATATCATAATCTTTAGAAAAATCATCTAGTATGGTTTTAGGTTGATTATCATCATAAAACATTCCAAGTCCTGTGTGATTTTGCCCTACGACAAGTTTAGTACATCCAAGACTCTTGGCTAAAATGCTTTCTAGACTAGGATTTAAATGAGCGTGAAAAAGATTGATATCTTTAAGCGGGAAGATGAAAATTCTATCCGGTGGCAAATAATTTTGAATAAATTTTTTCAAATAATTTTGTTTCAAATCAAAATCAAAGCCATTTGCGTCAAAAGATTCTACAAGAAAAACAACAACCAAATCCGCCTTATCTATAGTCCAGCGAAACATTCTTTCATGTGCTCTATGCAAAGGATCAAAGCTTGAAACTATAGCAGTAATTTTATGGGCATTAAGATTTTCTTTGGTTTTATGAAATTCTTCTTTGATTTTTTGAATTGTAGAATTATAAATTTCTATTTCTCCACCGATGCAAATTTCACCCATATTATCTAAAGAGCAAGTATGTGGGCTAAAGATATTGGAAAAATTTTTATCATTTTTAAATTTGCTTTTAAGTGTGATATTTCCCACCGTTTCATCATTAAGGATAAGATCGATTTTGCTTCCTATGCGAATGTCTTTAATGAATTCTTCTGAAATTTTTGGAGCAAAGGACAAAGGATAAGGAAAACTTTCTTTATCGGATTTACCCGTTTTAAGAATTTGTTTTGTTTCATGTTCATCCATTAAATGGGTGCAACTTCCAAGCAAACCTTCTTTGATAAGAGAAAGAATGCCTAGTTCATTTTTATCTATAACGATACTTTTATTTTTTTTTGCTGATTTCATATTTTTTCCTTTTCTCCCATAAAGACTTACGAGAAATTCCTAATTTCTTTGAAAGATCTGTATCAGGAAAGACATTTTGATAATTTAAAATGATATATTTAACATATTCATCTATGGTTAAAATTTGA
The window above is part of the Campylobacter coli genome. Proteins encoded here:
- a CDS encoding sulfate adenylyltransferase, with amino-acid sequence MKSAKKNKSIVIDKNELGILSLIKEGLLGSCTHLMDEHETKQILKTGKSDKESFPYPLSFAPKISEEFIKDIRIGSKIDLILNDETVGNITLKSKFKNDKNFSNIFSPHTCSLDNMGEICIGGEIEIYNSTIQKIKEEFHKTKENLNAHKITAIVSSFDPLHRAHERMFRWTIDKADLVVVFLVESFDANGFDFDLKQNYLKKFIQNYLPPDRIFIFPLKDINLFHAHLNPSLESILAKSLGCTKLVVGQNHTGLGMFYDDNQPKTILDDFSKDYDIEVIVLPEFVFCDACRMIVSTRSCPHGCHHHLHYNSQSLKELLRAGIIPPAVFMRKEVSSIILSSIFPNRFKNLQKIYNDLFATDGILEYKSDEEFYQKLLETHQMSYMV
- a CDS encoding phosphatidylglycerophosphatase A: MQKLFLTFFYSGCAKKAPGTFGTLAALIPAFFILKYLGITTLFLLSILIFIASIRVIDDYERKTGIHDDKHIVIDEVAGVFLACAIAASGANSLLNFFMAFVFFRIFDITKPSIIGKIDKKTKGGLGVMLDDMLAGLFAGLLSAVIYGFLLKFDLVFWDKDLINLF